A single genomic interval of Streptomyces sp. BA2 harbors:
- a CDS encoding AfsR/SARP family transcriptional regulator, which produces MDPVRYRILGTTQAVHADGTLIAVGGPRLRALLTILALRVPRTVPAQALVDEVWHGDPPADATGALQALVGRLRRAIGAGAITSTDGGYQLCAAPDDIDLYRFDRLATEGTNALADSDAAKAAAILDDALALWQGPALADLPDRTAEAARWESRRLEARRARLAAALALGRAEQVLPELAALCESHPLDEPLQALRLRALRDAGRPAQALAAYDGVRRLIADRIGADPGPELRALHEELLHADAPKAPPARTRTAQRPQGNLRARLTSFVGREDDIDAIRGDLARARLVTLLGPGGAGKTRLSQEAAEAHAGGVPDGVWLAELAPVEDPDAVPEAVLTALGARETVLRGAGAEELRAVSEWHGDDPVVRLTEHCAPRRMLLILDNCEHVIDAAARLADRLLAHCPGLTVLATSREPLGVPGELLHPVEPLPEPIALRLLADRGAAARPDFRIEDDRAAAAEICRRLDGLPLAIELAAARLRMLTPRQIADRLDDRFRLLTNGARTVLPRQQTLRAVVDWSWDLLDTPERTVLRRLSVFAGGCDLAAAEAVCGAPAESPDVADVLGSLVDKSLVVAAPSPQGVMRYRQLETVGEYARERLDEAGDRAAAERAHLVYFRELARLTEPRLRGGGQREAVERLEVEYENLRTALRHAVAAGEEQEALCLVLSLSWFWTIRDLRIEIRNWSRDVVALGPDPFVRPVTPVEPLYERCTDNPPPMRPEVLEEARRGVHLIQLSCMDMNLEVWQTPEAAEKLAGIREAYRPGLPQTCWSPGSLWFFAVLLDGDIDQLHVIIDATIATCRERGYDWELAASLQQRANILANRADRAGDARRDADESLEIFTRLGDVWGMAEALSSRGEAHERRGRFTLAAEDFGAAIEHAERLGAPAQVSVLTARLGAVLAEAGELARGEELLWSVMERDGKAAANSSESLPAARFFLVDLLTRTGRTVEAREQLRLLREEFKAVDFVIFEGFMLGAEAWISAVEGRHAEALATSRAALDKSLDPLSKMMAPQMTSVHLTTAARALAALDGGRYAHDAARLIAVADRELPPGHFAPAAEREIRTAAEESARGALGDTAYEAAYAEGGSLSVEEAAALCDTYIG; this is translated from the coding sequence ATGGACCCCGTGCGCTACCGCATTCTCGGCACCACCCAGGCAGTCCACGCCGACGGCACCCTCATCGCCGTCGGCGGCCCGAGGCTGCGCGCCCTCCTGACGATCCTCGCCCTCCGCGTCCCCCGGACCGTCCCGGCCCAGGCGCTCGTCGACGAGGTGTGGCACGGCGATCCGCCCGCCGACGCGACCGGCGCGCTGCAGGCCCTGGTGGGCCGCCTGCGCCGGGCCATCGGCGCCGGGGCGATCACCTCCACCGACGGCGGCTACCAGCTGTGCGCCGCGCCGGACGACATCGACCTCTACCGCTTCGACCGCCTCGCCACCGAGGGGACGAACGCCCTCGCCGACAGCGACGCCGCCAAGGCGGCGGCCATCCTGGACGACGCGCTGGCCCTCTGGCAGGGCCCCGCGCTCGCCGACCTCCCGGACCGCACGGCGGAGGCGGCCCGGTGGGAGTCCCGCCGCCTCGAAGCCCGCCGCGCCAGGCTGGCCGCGGCCCTCGCCCTCGGCCGGGCCGAGCAGGTGCTGCCCGAGCTCGCCGCCCTGTGCGAAAGCCACCCCCTCGACGAGCCGCTCCAGGCCCTGCGGCTGCGGGCGCTGCGCGACGCGGGCCGCCCGGCGCAGGCGCTCGCCGCGTACGACGGAGTACGCCGCCTCATCGCGGACCGCATCGGCGCCGACCCAGGACCCGAACTCCGCGCCCTCCACGAGGAGTTGCTGCACGCCGACGCCCCGAAGGCGCCTCCCGCAAGGACCCGCACGGCACAGAGACCGCAGGGCAACCTGCGGGCCAGGCTCACCTCCTTCGTCGGCCGCGAGGACGACATCGACGCCATCCGGGGCGACCTGGCGCGGGCCCGCCTCGTCACGCTGCTCGGGCCCGGCGGCGCCGGGAAGACGCGGCTCTCGCAGGAGGCCGCCGAGGCCCACGCCGGTGGCGTGCCCGACGGCGTATGGCTGGCCGAGCTCGCGCCGGTCGAGGACCCGGACGCCGTGCCCGAGGCGGTCCTCACCGCGCTCGGCGCCCGCGAGACGGTGCTGCGCGGCGCGGGCGCCGAAGAGCTGCGGGCGGTGTCGGAATGGCACGGCGACGACCCCGTCGTCCGCCTCACCGAGCACTGCGCGCCACGCCGCATGCTCCTGATCCTCGACAACTGCGAGCATGTCATCGACGCCGCGGCCCGCCTCGCGGACCGGCTGCTCGCCCACTGCCCCGGCCTCACGGTCCTCGCCACGAGCCGTGAACCCCTCGGCGTACCGGGGGAGTTGCTGCACCCCGTGGAGCCGTTGCCGGAGCCGATCGCGCTGCGCCTGCTCGCGGACCGCGGCGCGGCGGCGCGGCCTGACTTCCGTATCGAGGACGACCGGGCGGCTGCAGCGGAGATTTGCCGGCGCCTCGACGGCCTGCCGCTGGCCATCGAACTGGCCGCGGCCCGCCTGCGCATGCTCACCCCCCGTCAGATCGCCGACCGCCTCGACGACCGCTTCCGCCTCCTGACGAACGGCGCCCGCACGGTCCTGCCCCGCCAGCAGACGCTGCGCGCGGTCGTCGACTGGTCCTGGGACCTCCTCGACACCCCCGAACGCACCGTCCTGCGCCGCCTCTCCGTCTTCGCGGGCGGCTGCGACCTGGCCGCCGCCGAAGCGGTGTGCGGGGCGCCTGCCGAGTCGCCCGACGTCGCCGACGTGCTCGGCTCCCTCGTCGACAAGTCCCTTGTCGTCGCCGCCCCTTCGCCGCAAGGCGTCATGCGCTACCGACAGCTCGAAACCGTCGGCGAGTACGCGAGGGAGCGGCTCGACGAGGCCGGTGACCGCGCCGCCGCCGAACGGGCCCACCTGGTGTACTTCCGTGAGCTGGCCCGGCTGACCGAACCACGGCTGCGGGGCGGCGGACAGCGGGAGGCCGTCGAACGGCTCGAGGTCGAGTACGAGAATCTGCGCACCGCCCTGCGGCACGCCGTCGCCGCCGGGGAGGAGCAGGAGGCGCTCTGCCTCGTCCTCTCGCTCTCCTGGTTCTGGACGATCCGTGACCTGCGCATCGAGATCCGCAACTGGTCGCGCGATGTCGTCGCCCTCGGCCCCGACCCCTTCGTGCGCCCCGTCACCCCGGTGGAACCGCTCTACGAACGCTGCACGGACAACCCGCCGCCCATGCGCCCCGAGGTGCTTGAAGAGGCGCGGCGCGGTGTCCACCTCATCCAGCTCTCCTGCATGGACATGAACCTGGAGGTCTGGCAGACACCCGAGGCCGCCGAGAAACTCGCGGGCATCAGGGAGGCCTACCGGCCGGGTCTTCCGCAGACCTGCTGGTCGCCGGGGAGCCTGTGGTTCTTCGCTGTGCTGCTCGACGGGGACATCGACCAGCTGCACGTCATCATCGACGCGACCATCGCCACCTGCCGCGAGCGGGGGTACGACTGGGAGCTCGCCGCGTCCTTGCAGCAGCGCGCCAACATCCTCGCCAACCGCGCCGACCGGGCGGGCGACGCCCGCCGTGACGCCGACGAGTCCCTGGAGATCTTCACCCGGCTCGGCGATGTGTGGGGCATGGCCGAGGCGCTCTCCTCGCGCGGCGAGGCCCATGAGCGGCGCGGCCGGTTCACCCTGGCCGCCGAGGACTTCGGCGCCGCCATCGAGCACGCGGAGCGGCTCGGCGCCCCCGCGCAGGTGAGCGTGCTCACGGCGCGGCTCGGCGCGGTGCTCGCCGAGGCGGGCGAACTGGCCCGGGGCGAGGAACTGCTCTGGTCGGTCATGGAGCGCGACGGCAAGGCCGCCGCGAACTCCAGCGAGTCCCTGCCCGCCGCCCGCTTCTTCCTCGTCGACCTGCTCACCCGCACCGGCCGCACCGTCGAGGCGCGGGAACAACTCCGGCTGCTCCGGGAAGAGTTCAAGGCCGTCGACTTCGTCATCTTCGAGGGCTTCATGCTGGGCGCGGAGGCCTGGATCAGCGCCGTGGAGGGCCGTCATGCCGAGGCCCTCGCCACGTCGCGCGCCGCGCTCGACAAGTCCCTCGACCCGCTCAGCAAGATGATGGCCCCGCAGATGACCTCGGTCCACCTCACCACAGCCGCCCGCGCCCTGGCCGCCCTCGACGGTGGCCGGTACGCCCATGACGCGGCGCGGCTGATCGCGGTCGCCGACCGTGAGCTGCCGCCCGGCCACTTCGCGCCCGCCGCTGAGCGCGAAATCCGCACGGCCGCCGAGGAGTCGGCACGCGGGGCACTGGGCGACACCGCGTACGAGGCCGCGTACGCGGAAGGCGGCAGCCTCTCCGTGGAGGAGGCCGCCGCCCTCTGTGACACGTACATCGGCTAG
- a CDS encoding DUF6578 domain-containing protein has product MALWNVMYEDWQMECCGTPFSVGDEVAWQLGGGPQLYSVERHGEEGPDTVGRVRSVQMVTWGFARAAGTDTFEPVKGEEWLRPVESCPKWFVDPVEGSREQGYFRREVGVLVSLDVPDDAE; this is encoded by the coding sequence ATGGCGCTGTGGAACGTGATGTACGAGGACTGGCAGATGGAGTGCTGCGGGACACCGTTCTCCGTGGGGGACGAGGTGGCGTGGCAGCTGGGCGGCGGGCCGCAGCTGTACTCCGTGGAGCGGCACGGGGAGGAAGGGCCGGACACCGTGGGGCGGGTGCGGTCGGTCCAGATGGTGACGTGGGGCTTCGCGCGGGCGGCCGGCACGGACACCTTCGAGCCGGTGAAGGGCGAGGAGTGGCTCCGCCCGGTGGAGAGCTGCCCGAAGTGGTTCGTGGACCCGGTGGAGGGGAGCCGGGAGCAGGGGTACTTCCGGCGGGAGGTGGGGGTGCTGGTTTCGCTCGACGTACCGGATGATGCCGAGTGA
- a CDS encoding site-2 protease family protein — MTTAPTRRSDRRISPVFLGIAAVTAVSGWAAWTGFADNPGLAVFLFVTAAWIVSLCLHEYAHARTALHSGDISVGAKGYLTLNPLKYTHALLSIVLPVLFVILGGIGLPGGAVFIERGRIRGKWKHSLISAAGPLTNVLFAVVCTAPFWLDSLSGVPDTFRFALAFLALLQVTAAILNSLPIPGLDGYGVIEPWLSHKIRRQVEPFAPFGLIAVFGILWIPEVNGAFFDAIDAILRGLGVTDLETYCGQDFYRFWDGDTSQYCTLNP, encoded by the coding sequence ATGACCACCGCTCCCACCCGACGCAGCGACCGGCGGATCAGCCCCGTCTTCCTCGGGATCGCCGCCGTCACCGCGGTCTCCGGCTGGGCCGCATGGACCGGATTCGCGGACAATCCGGGGCTGGCGGTCTTCCTCTTCGTGACGGCGGCCTGGATCGTCTCGCTCTGTCTGCACGAGTACGCGCACGCGCGCACCGCCCTGCACAGCGGCGACATCTCCGTCGGCGCGAAGGGCTATCTGACCCTCAACCCGCTGAAGTACACGCACGCGCTGCTCAGCATCGTGCTTCCGGTGCTCTTCGTGATCCTGGGCGGCATCGGCCTGCCCGGCGGCGCCGTCTTCATCGAGCGGGGCCGCATCAGGGGCAAGTGGAAGCACAGTCTGATCTCGGCTGCGGGGCCGCTCACGAACGTGCTCTTCGCGGTCGTCTGCACCGCGCCTTTCTGGCTCGACTCGCTCTCCGGCGTCCCGGACACCTTCCGGTTCGCGCTCGCGTTCCTTGCCCTGCTCCAGGTGACGGCCGCGATCCTGAACTCGTTGCCCATCCCGGGCCTGGACGGGTACGGCGTCATCGAGCCCTGGCTGTCGCACAAGATCCGCCGCCAGGTGGAGCCGTTCGCGCCGTTCGGCCTGATCGCCGTCTTCGGCATCCTGTGGATCCCCGAGGTCAACGGCGCCTTCTTCGACGCGATCGACGCGATCCTGCGCGGCCTCGGAGTCACCGATCTGGAGACGTACTGCGGCCAGGACTTCTACCGCTTCTGGGACGGCGACACGAGCCAGTACTGCACGCTCAACCCGTAG
- the npdG gene encoding NADPH-dependent F420 reductase → MTSNDSVQKAPAKDPWELPDVSGLVVGVLGGTGDQGRGLAYRLARAGQKVIIGSRAAERARTAADELGLGVEGAENAECARRSDIVIVAVPWDGHGKTLEALREELSGKLVIDCVNPLGFDKKGAYALKPEEGSAAEQAAALLPDSRVTAAFHHLSAVLLQDPAVEEIDTDVMVLGEVRADTDLVQALAARIPGMRGVFAGRLRNAHQVESLVANLISVNRRYKAHAGLRVTDV, encoded by the coding sequence ATGACCTCTAACGACAGTGTGCAGAAGGCTCCCGCCAAGGATCCCTGGGAGCTGCCCGACGTCTCCGGGCTCGTCGTCGGCGTGCTCGGCGGCACCGGTGACCAGGGCCGCGGCCTCGCCTACCGCCTGGCCCGCGCCGGCCAGAAGGTGATCATCGGCTCCCGTGCCGCCGAGCGCGCGCGGACCGCCGCCGACGAGCTCGGCCTCGGCGTCGAGGGCGCCGAGAACGCGGAGTGCGCGCGGCGCAGCGACATCGTGATCGTCGCCGTGCCGTGGGACGGGCACGGCAAGACTCTGGAGGCGCTGCGTGAGGAACTGAGCGGCAAGCTCGTCATCGACTGCGTGAACCCGCTCGGCTTCGACAAGAAGGGCGCCTACGCCCTGAAGCCCGAGGAGGGCAGCGCCGCCGAGCAGGCCGCCGCCCTCCTTCCGGACTCCCGGGTCACGGCCGCCTTCCACCACCTGTCGGCGGTCCTGCTCCAGGACCCGGCCGTCGAGGAGATCGACACCGACGTGATGGTGCTCGGCGAGGTCCGCGCCGACACGGACCTCGTCCAGGCGCTCGCCGCGCGGATCCCCGGCATGCGGGGCGTCTTCGCCGGACGGCTGCGCAACGCGCACCAGGTCGAGTCCCTCGTGGCCAACCTGATCTCCGTGAACCGGCGCTACAAGGCGCACGCGGGACTGCGCGTGACCGACGTCTAG
- a CDS encoding sialidase family protein, which yields MADETTVPFRAGREGYASFRIPAVVRTASGTLLAFCEGRVGSQEDFGNIDVVLKRSSDGGRTWGPLQVVVQNGADLAGNPAPVVLTTGRILLVHVRNAAAATEDAIRRGKVSAANGRRIWVRHSDDDGLTWSAAREITSQVKKTSWRWYATTPGHAVQTASGRVVVPANHSLPPTGTDNGTEGKYNGGHCLLSDDLGQTWRIGYVDDNTNGYVNVNETTAAELPDGRLYFNTRNDSPAPGTRADAHSLDGGRSLVKPFRPQAGLVGPVVECSVLQLRTPDVLLFSGPADPGFRALMTVRRSRDSGTTWQDAYTVDGLPAAYSDLVRVDDETVGLLYETGDFSAYETITFRRIPVAALA from the coding sequence ATGGCTGATGAGACAACTGTTCCCTTCCGCGCCGGACGCGAGGGCTACGCGAGCTTCCGGATCCCCGCCGTCGTCCGCACCGCCTCCGGCACCCTGCTGGCCTTCTGCGAGGGGAGGGTCGGCTCGCAGGAGGACTTCGGCAACATCGACGTCGTACTGAAGCGGTCCAGCGACGGCGGCCGCACCTGGGGCCCGCTCCAGGTCGTCGTCCAGAACGGCGCCGACCTCGCGGGCAACCCCGCCCCCGTCGTCCTCACCACCGGACGGATCCTCCTCGTCCACGTCCGCAACGCCGCCGCCGCGACCGAGGACGCCATCCGCCGCGGCAAGGTGTCCGCCGCGAACGGGCGGCGGATCTGGGTGCGGCACAGCGACGACGACGGGCTGACCTGGTCGGCCGCCAGGGAGATCACCTCGCAGGTGAAGAAGACGAGTTGGCGGTGGTACGCCACCACCCCCGGGCACGCCGTGCAGACCGCATCGGGCCGGGTCGTCGTACCCGCCAACCACTCCCTGCCGCCCACCGGGACGGACAACGGCACCGAGGGCAAGTACAACGGCGGCCACTGCCTGCTCAGCGACGACCTCGGCCAGACCTGGCGCATCGGCTACGTCGACGACAACACCAACGGCTACGTGAACGTGAACGAGACCACCGCGGCCGAACTCCCCGACGGGCGGCTCTACTTCAACACCCGCAACGACTCCCCGGCCCCCGGCACCCGCGCCGACGCCCACTCCCTCGACGGCGGCCGGAGTCTCGTCAAGCCCTTCCGGCCGCAGGCCGGTCTCGTCGGTCCCGTCGTCGAGTGCAGCGTGCTGCAGCTGCGTACGCCGGACGTGCTGCTGTTCTCCGGGCCCGCCGACCCCGGCTTCCGCGCCCTGATGACGGTGCGCCGCAGCCGGGACTCAGGCACCACGTGGCAGGACGCGTACACCGTGGACGGGCTGCCCGCCGCGTACTCCGACCTCGTCCGCGTCGACGACGAGACCGTCGGACTCCTCTACGAGACGGGAGACTTCAGCGCGTACGAGACCATCACGTTCCGGCGGATACCGGTGGCCGCGCTGGCCTGA
- the map gene encoding type I methionyl aminopeptidase — translation MSGQSLLVPGELSPIRPVPGNIRRPEYVGKPAPTPYTGPEVQTPETIELMRTAGRIAARAMAEAAKHIAPGVTTDELDRVAHEYMCDHGAYPSTLGYRGFKKSLCTSVNEVICHGIPDSTVLGDGDIINLDVTAYIGGVHGDNNATYLVGDVDEESTLLVERTRESLDRAIKAVKPGRQINIIGRVIESYAKRFGYGVVRDFTGHGINTSFHSGLIVPHYDSPHATTTIQPGMTFTIEPMLTLGTYEYDMWEDGWTVVTKDRKRTAQFEHTLVVTDSGAEILTLP, via the coding sequence ATGTCTGGCCAGTCACTGCTCGTACCAGGGGAGCTCTCTCCCATCCGCCCCGTTCCGGGAAACATCAGGCGCCCGGAGTACGTGGGGAAACCCGCGCCCACCCCGTACACCGGGCCCGAGGTGCAGACCCCCGAGACCATCGAGCTGATGCGCACCGCGGGCCGTATCGCTGCCCGCGCGATGGCCGAGGCCGCCAAGCACATCGCGCCCGGGGTGACCACCGACGAGCTGGACCGCGTCGCCCACGAGTACATGTGCGACCACGGCGCCTACCCCTCCACGCTCGGCTACCGCGGCTTCAAGAAGTCGCTGTGCACCTCCGTCAACGAGGTCATCTGCCACGGCATCCCGGACTCCACCGTCCTGGGCGACGGCGACATCATCAACCTCGACGTGACCGCGTACATCGGCGGGGTGCACGGCGACAACAACGCCACGTACCTGGTCGGGGACGTCGACGAGGAGTCCACCCTGCTCGTGGAGCGGACCCGCGAGTCCCTCGACCGCGCCATCAAGGCGGTCAAGCCCGGCCGCCAGATCAACATCATCGGCCGCGTCATCGAGTCGTACGCCAAGCGCTTCGGCTACGGCGTCGTCCGCGACTTCACCGGCCACGGCATCAACACGTCCTTCCACTCCGGCCTGATCGTCCCGCACTACGACAGCCCGCACGCGACGACCACCATCCAGCCCGGCATGACGTTCACGATCGAGCCGATGCTGACCCTCGGCACGTACGAGTACGACATGTGGGAGGACGGCTGGACCGTGGTGACGAAGGACCGCAAGCGGACCGCGCAGTTCGAGCACACGCTCGTGGTGACGGACAGCGGGGCGGAGATCCTTACGCTTCCCTGA
- a CDS encoding biliverdin-producing heme oxygenase, which yields MDPFSTVIRTASHEQHTEAETSTFMSDLLGGRLGVDAYARYTEQLWFVYRALEEGAEALKGDPVAGPFIQPELLRVAELERDLTHLRGAGWKSSAAPLPATAAYAARVAECAREWPGGYVAHHYTRYLGDLSGGQIIRGKAEQTWGFARKGDGVRFYVFEGIANPAAFKRGYRELLDGLGEVVPDELERQRIVDECKRAFALNTGVFRELGEEFPLSA from the coding sequence ATGGATCCGTTCTCCACGGTCATCCGCACCGCGTCGCACGAGCAGCACACGGAGGCGGAGACCTCGACGTTCATGAGCGACCTGCTCGGCGGCAGGCTCGGCGTCGACGCGTACGCGCGCTACACGGAACAGCTGTGGTTCGTGTACCGCGCCCTGGAGGAGGGCGCGGAGGCCCTGAAGGGCGATCCGGTCGCGGGACCGTTCATACAGCCCGAGCTGCTGCGCGTCGCGGAGCTGGAGCGGGACCTCACGCATCTGCGGGGCGCGGGCTGGAAGTCTTCCGCCGCTCCCCTGCCGGCCACGGCGGCGTACGCGGCGCGGGTCGCGGAGTGCGCGCGGGAGTGGCCCGGCGGTTATGTCGCCCACCACTACACCCGCTACCTCGGCGATCTCTCCGGCGGCCAGATCATCCGCGGCAAGGCGGAGCAGACGTGGGGGTTCGCCCGGAAGGGCGACGGTGTCCGGTTCTACGTCTTCGAGGGCATCGCCAACCCGGCCGCGTTCAAGCGGGGCTATCGGGAGCTGCTGGACGGGCTGGGGGAAGTGGTCCCGGATGAGCTGGAGAGGCAGCGGATCGTGGACGAGTGCAAGCGCGCTTTCGCTTTGAATACGGGGGTTTTCCGTGAGCTGGGGGAGGAGTTCCCGCTGTCGGCGTAG
- a CDS encoding PhzF family phenazine biosynthesis protein, with translation MTQLPDGLDVLRVFCGPDGRHGNELGVVRDGARVPGRGERQEVAAKLGFSETVFVDDPERGVIDIYTPTLRLPFAGHPCVGTSWLLDVPELVTPAGVVEARQDGEFSWIAARADWAPGRVLRPYGTPAEVDALAVPPPGEWVYAWAWEDEAAGRVRARGFPGRDDGIREDEATGAAALLLTERLGRALNITQGRGSQILTAPAPGGVIEVGGRVRLARG, from the coding sequence ATGACGCAACTGCCTGACGGTCTCGATGTACTCCGGGTGTTCTGCGGGCCCGACGGTCGGCACGGCAATGAGCTGGGTGTCGTGCGGGACGGGGCCCGCGTCCCTGGGCGTGGTGAGCGGCAGGAGGTCGCGGCGAAGCTCGGCTTCAGCGAGACGGTGTTCGTGGATGACCCCGAGCGCGGGGTCATCGACATCTACACCCCTACGCTGCGGCTGCCCTTCGCCGGGCACCCCTGCGTAGGTACGTCCTGGCTCCTCGACGTCCCTGAACTGGTCACGCCCGCGGGGGTCGTGGAGGCCCGCCAGGACGGGGAGTTCAGCTGGATCGCTGCGCGGGCGGATTGGGCGCCGGGTCGCGTCCTTCGTCCGTACGGAACCCCGGCCGAGGTGGACGCCCTCGCGGTGCCCCCGCCAGGGGAGTGGGTGTACGCGTGGGCGTGGGAGGACGAGGCGGCGGGGCGGGTCCGTGCGCGGGGCTTTCCTGGGCGGGACGACGGCATCCGGGAGGACGAGGCCACGGGGGCGGCGGCGCTGCTCCTGACGGAGCGTCTTGGCCGTGCGCTCAACATCACGCAGGGGCGTGGCTCGCAGATCCTTACGGCGCCGGCGCCGGGTGGGGTGATTGAGGTGGGGGGACGGGTGCGGCTCGCGAGGGGCTGA
- a CDS encoding HtaA domain-containing protein produces the protein MAAIRRPIALAAAAATAVALGATVLAAVPASAAEVPLKDYRLTWGVKESYRSYVTGMAAGKITVADGAEQAADNGPLSFVDGAGTYDSEKHTVDLAFKGSVNFTSKLHGFDVKLADVRFDSAKAKITADVTRDGGTPKDDVPLADVTVTRTMTDMKTKLTKEADEALGGGGRYTGADGDPLTVAQKTPPTGTPSPTPTPTPTGKPTSTPTPKPTATPTPSGSTTASPTPAPTSSTSKPAPSEEAGKVHDGSLAWGVKESFRRYIESGGGATLSGGAEKNDNGYDFPYAKGDVDSDAKKLNASFGGAVRFQYKAHGIDMKFSDIKVAADGTKGTLTVDVTTPKGTNSDVKFATLDLSKASYAAKDDVVVLDKVPAAFTAAGAKQFESEDAPSGYKEGDAIDPVTVALSVAEGAELPGGSGGSTGGSTGGSTDSGSTGGGSSDLGGGGSVGGGTGGSLASTGSSVPTGALLGAAGAIAAAGAGAVYVARRRASS, from the coding sequence ATGGCAGCCATTCGCCGCCCGATAGCCCTCGCCGCAGCAGCCGCCACCGCTGTGGCGCTCGGTGCCACCGTCCTGGCGGCCGTCCCCGCGTCCGCGGCCGAAGTGCCGCTGAAGGACTACCGGCTGACGTGGGGCGTCAAGGAGAGCTACCGCAGCTACGTGACCGGTATGGCGGCAGGGAAGATCACTGTCGCTGACGGTGCCGAACAGGCCGCGGACAACGGCCCGTTGAGCTTCGTCGATGGTGCGGGGACCTACGATTCCGAGAAGCACACCGTAGACCTGGCCTTCAAGGGGAGCGTGAACTTCACCTCCAAGCTGCACGGCTTCGACGTCAAGCTCGCGGACGTCCGCTTCGACAGCGCGAAGGCGAAGATCACCGCCGACGTCACCAGAGACGGCGGTACGCCCAAGGACGACGTGCCCCTCGCCGATGTCACCGTCACACGCACCATGACCGACATGAAGACCAAACTGACGAAGGAGGCGGACGAGGCGCTCGGCGGCGGTGGCCGCTATACCGGCGCGGACGGCGACCCGCTGACGGTCGCGCAGAAGACGCCTCCGACGGGCACCCCGTCGCCGACGCCCACCCCGACGCCCACGGGTAAGCCGACCTCGACCCCGACGCCGAAGCCGACGGCGACTCCCACGCCGTCCGGTTCGACGACGGCCTCGCCCACTCCCGCTCCCACGTCGTCCACCTCGAAGCCCGCGCCTTCGGAGGAGGCGGGCAAGGTCCACGACGGCTCGCTCGCCTGGGGCGTGAAGGAGAGCTTCCGCCGCTACATCGAGTCCGGCGGCGGCGCCACGCTCTCCGGCGGCGCCGAGAAGAACGACAACGGCTACGACTTCCCGTACGCCAAGGGCGACGTGGACAGCGACGCGAAGAAGCTGAACGCGTCCTTCGGCGGCGCCGTCCGCTTCCAGTACAAGGCGCACGGCATCGACATGAAGTTCAGCGACATCAAGGTGGCGGCTGACGGCACCAAGGGCACGCTGACCGTGGACGTCACCACGCCCAAGGGCACCAACAGCGACGTGAAGTTCGCGACGCTCGACCTCTCCAAGGCGTCGTACGCGGCGAAGGACGACGTCGTCGTCCTCGACAAGGTGCCGGCGGCGTTCACCGCGGCGGGCGCGAAGCAGTTCGAGAGCGAGGACGCGCCGTCCGGCTACAAGGAGGGCGACGCGATCGACCCCGTGACGGTGGCGCTCTCCGTCGCCGAAGGCGCGGAACTGCCGGGTGGCAGCGGCGGATCGACGGGCGGCTCGACGGGCGGCTCGACCGACTCCGGTTCCACCGGCGGGGGTTCTTCCGACCTCGGCGGAGGCGGCTCGGTCGGCGGCGGTACGGGGGGCTCGCTGGCGTCCACCGGTTCGTCGGTGCCGACGGGTGCGCTGCTCGGGGCCGCGGGGGCGATCGCCGCAGCGGGCGCCGGGGCGGTGTACGTGGCTCGCCGCCGGGCCTCCTCCTGA